The Lasioglossum baleicum chromosome 12, iyLasBale1, whole genome shotgun sequence genome includes a region encoding these proteins:
- the LOC143213997 gene encoding uncharacterized protein LOC143213997, protein METRSSDQLFLLNHFESQIVGAKLPSNGQLLRVLFYNMRKVNLNLRESAALVMKEVEIFWEKARIPIKKTSDSINKVEKLYNKWRTLNKTANRQNDLQRKREQEFIDSLEDLFDIAHANALEMISVEEDKIFLLQQREKRRIGSMASIDRKLVEKEERQAERKEQQEMRWQRAQESSINDSVQLESTSTSSDEETEVPLARTIEILSDEPQVPDGDDTEAEDYNIPGPSNPKKRRGKQKLYHRVVGPIKRRQSSLRQKNGIYHSK, encoded by the exons ATGGAAACAAGGAGCAGTGATCAGTTATTCCTATTAAATCACTTTGAGTCACAAATTGTTGGGGCTAAATTACCAAGCAACGGACAACTTTTACGTGTATTGTTCTATAATATGCGAAAAGTGAACTTAAATCTACGTGAAAGTGCGGCTTTAGTGATGAAAGAAGTAGAAATTTTCTGGGAAAAGGCGAgaattccaataaaaaaaacatcggaTAGTATTAATAAAGTGGAAAAACTATACAACAAATGGCGAACGCTTAATAAAACCGCGAATCGCCAAAATGATCTACAGAGAAAGCGAGAACAAGAATTTATAGATTCATTAGAGGATTTATTCGATATCGCACATGCGAATGCCTTAGAAATGATTTCTGTAGAGGAAGATAAGATATTCCTCCTGCAGCAGAGGGAAAAGAGACGAATCGGTTCGATGGCATCTATTGATCGTAAATTAgtagagaaagaagaaagacaagCAGAGCGGAAGGAACAACAAGAGATGCGGTGGCAACGGGCTCAGGAATCATCGATCAATG attCAGTACAATTAGAATCAACGTCCACATCCAGTGATGAAGAGACAGAAGTCCCGTTAGCAAGAACCATAGAAATTCTTTCGGACGAGCCTCAGGTACCTGACGGTGATGACACCGAGGCAGAGGACTACAATATACCTGGGCCGAGTAACCCCAAGAAAAGACGAGGAAAGCAGAAG TTATACCATCGGGTAGTGGGGCCAATCAAGCGTCGGCAATCTTCTCTAAGACAGAAGAATGGAATTTATCACAGCAAGTAG